A genomic window from Microbacterium sp. ET2 includes:
- a CDS encoding ArsR/SmtB family transcription factor yields MPNYSAEVDAVLRALADPTRRAIVERLSLAPAVVSELAAPFAMALPSVLQHLRVLEDARVITSSKQGRVRTVALRPGALDVLHLWLDQRRTPAEQRADRLGIHLTRTSPKET; encoded by the coding sequence ATGCCTAACTATTCCGCCGAGGTCGACGCGGTCCTGCGCGCGCTCGCCGACCCCACTCGTCGGGCGATTGTCGAGCGACTGTCGCTGGCGCCGGCCGTCGTGTCGGAGCTGGCGGCGCCGTTCGCGATGGCGCTGCCCTCGGTACTCCAGCACCTGCGCGTGCTGGAGGACGCACGCGTGATCACGTCCAGCAAGCAGGGACGTGTCCGCACGGTGGCCCTTCGCCCCGGGGCGCTGGACGTTCTGCATCTATGGCTTGACCAGCGTCGGACGCCGGCCGAGCAGCGCGCCGACCGCCTCGGCATCCACCTCACCCGCACCTCACCCAAGGAGACCTGA
- a CDS encoding MmcQ/YjbR family DNA-binding protein, with translation MATLDDVRKIAGSLPGSEERATTGGTAWFVRRKPYAWECRPWPSIPDDIRAILATELVVAVKVADRMDAGALVQMEPDVFLRTTTPWSEPKVAFRLGAIKVDHLAELVTDAWRVQAPRYLRDEFDAVADSAQASQPDASQRAPAQPSR, from the coding sequence GTGGCCACCCTCGACGACGTGCGCAAGATCGCGGGTAGCCTTCCCGGCAGCGAAGAGCGCGCGACGACGGGCGGCACCGCGTGGTTCGTCCGGAGGAAGCCGTATGCGTGGGAGTGCCGCCCCTGGCCCAGCATCCCCGACGACATCCGTGCGATTCTCGCCACCGAGCTCGTCGTCGCCGTCAAGGTCGCAGACCGGATGGATGCAGGCGCACTGGTCCAGATGGAGCCCGACGTGTTCCTGCGGACGACCACACCGTGGAGCGAGCCGAAAGTGGCTTTCCGGCTCGGCGCGATCAAGGTGGACCATCTGGCCGAGCTGGTGACCGACGCCTGGCGCGTTCAGGCTCCGAGGTATCTTCGCGACGAGTTCGATGCCGTTGCCGACAGCGCACAGGCGTCCCAGCCCGATGCAAGTCAACGGGCTCCGGCGCAGCCATCCCGGTAG
- a CDS encoding 1-acyl-sn-glycerol-3-phosphate acyltransferase translates to MLRLIAQVYWAFSRWTLVTEPAPVRPTVVLGAPHTSNWDFVLMLGIAWRLNMRFRWLGKESLFRGWRGPIMRAIGGIPVDRSNPAGVVDALVSRIRDGDVFGLVVTPEGTRGGAAYWKSGFYRIAREAGLPVTLGYVDRTTMTTGLGPTLPLTGNVGADMDAIRAFYADKSGMRPALRIEPRLREEDDPRPDASA, encoded by the coding sequence ATGCTCCGCCTCATCGCCCAGGTCTATTGGGCGTTCAGCAGATGGACCCTCGTCACCGAGCCCGCACCTGTCCGGCCCACCGTTGTTCTGGGGGCGCCGCACACCTCCAACTGGGATTTCGTGCTCATGCTGGGGATTGCTTGGCGGCTGAATATGCGCTTCCGCTGGTTGGGGAAGGAGAGTCTCTTCCGCGGCTGGCGGGGCCCGATCATGCGCGCGATCGGCGGCATCCCGGTCGACCGGTCGAACCCCGCCGGTGTCGTCGACGCGCTCGTCAGCCGCATCCGGGACGGCGACGTGTTCGGCCTCGTGGTGACGCCGGAAGGGACGCGCGGCGGCGCCGCCTACTGGAAGTCCGGCTTCTATCGCATCGCCCGCGAGGCGGGCCTCCCGGTCACGCTCGGCTACGTCGACCGCACCACCATGACTACCGGGCTGGGGCCGACGCTGCCGCTCACCGGCAATGTGGGCGCGGACATGGACGCCATCCGTGCGTTCTACGCGGACAAGTCGGGAATGCGTCCGGCCCTGCGAATCGAACCACGGCTGCGCGAGGAGGACGATCCTCGTCCGGACGCGTCCGCCTAG
- a CDS encoding SRPBCC domain-containing protein: protein MMSIVRRIAHSSFTLTRDYPVPVAQVWRAFAEEDRKREWFGDGEAFDRSVWAFDFRVGGRDIDEAKFHGGPVSRYEAVYTDIVDEVRIVTTYDMWLDGAHMSTSLASYEFESITGGTRLTHVEHGMFFDSFHADAAQREEGMRGILETLADRLQ from the coding sequence ATGATGAGCATCGTGCGCCGTATCGCCCATTCCAGCTTCACCCTCACCCGCGACTATCCCGTACCCGTCGCCCAGGTCTGGCGGGCGTTCGCCGAGGAGGACCGCAAACGTGAATGGTTCGGTGACGGCGAGGCATTCGACCGCAGTGTGTGGGCCTTCGACTTCCGCGTGGGTGGTCGCGACATCGACGAAGCGAAGTTCCACGGCGGCCCGGTCTCCCGATACGAGGCCGTCTACACCGACATCGTCGACGAGGTGCGGATCGTGACCACCTATGACATGTGGCTCGACGGCGCGCACATGTCGACCTCCCTCGCCTCTTACGAGTTCGAGTCGATCACCGGCGGCACGCGCCTCACCCACGTCGAACACGGGATGTTCTTCGACTCCTTCCACGCCGACGCCGCACAACGTGAGGAGGGAATGCGCGGGATTCTCGAGACTCTCGCCGATCGCCTTCAGTGA
- a CDS encoding class I SAM-dependent DNA methyltransferase — translation MRDELREQTRGAYNVVAADYAAMIPDTSFEAPLDLAMIDEFVRRADARPSRRVLDAGCGAGRMLTHLQSASPRLEVTGVDLSEEMIALAQQAHPTARFVHADITDTPFEAEQFDAVLAWYSIIHLAPPQLQNVVTEFARLLAPGGLILLSYHVGAGERQLIKPYGHDIELRAFLHQTDGVVEMLAAAGFGIIARLDRSPRKTERHAQGFVLAERR, via the coding sequence GTGAGAGACGAGCTGCGTGAGCAAACGCGGGGCGCGTACAACGTCGTCGCTGCCGACTATGCCGCGATGATTCCCGATACGAGCTTCGAAGCACCCCTCGACCTAGCCATGATCGACGAGTTCGTCCGACGTGCCGACGCGCGACCGTCGCGCCGCGTACTGGATGCCGGTTGCGGCGCCGGACGCATGCTCACACACCTCCAGTCAGCGTCGCCGCGCCTCGAGGTCACGGGTGTCGACCTGTCGGAGGAGATGATCGCCCTCGCACAACAGGCGCACCCGACCGCCCGATTCGTACACGCCGACATCACCGACACCCCGTTCGAAGCCGAACAGTTCGACGCTGTCCTCGCGTGGTACTCGATCATTCATCTCGCCCCGCCGCAGTTGCAGAATGTCGTCACCGAGTTCGCACGCCTCCTCGCCCCAGGCGGACTCATCCTGCTCAGCTACCACGTCGGGGCCGGCGAACGTCAGCTGATCAAGCCTTACGGGCACGACATCGAGCTGCGGGCCTTCTTGCACCAGACCGACGGCGTGGTGGAAATGCTCGCGGCCGCCGGCTTCGGGATCATCGCGCGCCTAGATCGTTCACCAAGGAAGACGGAGCGGCACGCCCAGGGGTTCGTCCTCGCCGAGCGCCGTTGA
- a CDS encoding dihydrofolate reductase family protein gives MTRVRIDLFASLDGYTAAPDPAVPNPMGEDWGPLTAAYAATRTFREKVFGDTTGEGTTGVDETFAAAFFEGVGAEIMGAAMFGLHAHPEDQAWNGWWGDEPPFGCPVFVLTHTAPRPSIEMSGGTTFHFRRGAIEDILAEARVAADGLDVRVGGGIRTAREFLHAGLVDDLHVAIAPIVLDRGNRVWEDLRGLEHTHTAKTAVAESGTIHVSFTR, from the coding sequence ATGACCCGCGTGCGCATCGACCTGTTCGCCTCCCTGGACGGATACACCGCGGCGCCCGATCCCGCGGTACCCAACCCGATGGGAGAGGATTGGGGGCCGCTCACCGCCGCGTACGCAGCCACGCGGACTTTTCGGGAGAAGGTCTTCGGCGATACCACCGGCGAAGGCACGACCGGCGTCGACGAGACCTTCGCCGCTGCATTCTTCGAAGGAGTCGGCGCCGAGATCATGGGTGCGGCGATGTTCGGCCTGCACGCCCACCCCGAAGACCAAGCGTGGAACGGATGGTGGGGAGACGAGCCTCCGTTCGGATGCCCCGTCTTCGTGCTCACCCACACCGCGCCGCGACCGTCCATCGAGATGAGCGGTGGCACGACGTTCCACTTCCGTCGCGGCGCGATCGAAGACATTCTCGCCGAAGCCCGTGTCGCGGCCGACGGTCTGGATGTGCGCGTGGGCGGCGGCATCCGGACGGCCCGCGAGTTCCTCCACGCGGGTCTCGTCGATGACCTCCACGTCGCGATCGCGCCCATCGTCCTCGACCGGGGCAACCGGGTGTGGGAAGACCTCCGCGGCTTGGAGCACACCCATACGGCGAAGACCGCGGTGGCCGAGAGCGGCACCATCCATGTCTCGTTCACACGATGA
- a CDS encoding VOC family protein, translated as MGEPVSAEQFHEEEGTAGWHVLYGGAQTVFPTSSFATGVEFIRRIAVVTDAVGREPDIDLRPEAVVVRTASTPRGRLDTADVELVRRVSSIAAELGLAPDPSQLHTIQIAIAEAEGVSTQDFWVATLGYQSLGGLVVDPLRRGPRMWFDEIAAPGRGRTHIDVALPNGHAEERVAAALEAGGRLADGSHAPDWWTLASPDNHGVDIAAWGDIDGST; from the coding sequence ATGGGCGAACCAGTCAGCGCTGAGCAGTTCCATGAAGAGGAGGGAACTGCCGGGTGGCACGTCCTGTACGGCGGCGCGCAGACCGTGTTCCCTACCTCCTCCTTCGCGACCGGCGTCGAGTTCATCCGGCGTATCGCAGTTGTGACGGATGCGGTCGGTCGTGAGCCCGACATCGACCTTCGACCGGAGGCGGTGGTCGTTCGTACCGCCTCAACGCCGCGCGGGAGATTGGACACCGCCGACGTCGAACTGGTCCGCCGCGTCTCATCCATCGCCGCTGAGCTCGGGCTCGCGCCCGACCCATCCCAGCTGCACACGATCCAGATCGCCATCGCGGAGGCGGAGGGAGTGAGCACGCAGGACTTCTGGGTCGCAACGCTCGGGTACCAGTCGCTCGGCGGACTGGTCGTCGACCCGCTGCGCCGAGGACCGCGGATGTGGTTCGACGAGATCGCCGCACCGGGGCGCGGCCGCACGCACATAGACGTCGCCCTGCCCAATGGTCACGCTGAGGAGCGTGTCGCGGCAGCACTCGAAGCCGGCGGGCGACTGGCCGATGGCTCGCACGCACCCGACTGGTGGACACTCGCGTCGCCCGACAACCACGGTGTCGACATCGCGGCGTGGGGGGACATCGACGGCAGCACGTGA
- a CDS encoding Gfo/Idh/MocA family protein translates to MTVRIIHAGLGGWGGNWARTVIPTVEDVQIAGIVDPDPETLRAVAAEIGVSEERTFGSLGDALTAVDADAVVITSPVGTHVPLALLALDAGKHVLVEKPLSDTVAEALTAVRRAEEKGLLLQVSQNYRHYPAPQVVRGLLAERVIGELSAINIDFRKWDNDAPLETHRHYTFPHPLINDMAIHHFDLLRMITGEEARTVFTKVGDPSFSKYAQEASAVITIELSGGLVVSYRGSWISRGPETAWAGEWSIQGEKGELFFTSRSGGEREDASGDVVTLRGPGRMRAKRVPLPPAELYDRAAGLQVFARAVSGGPLPESTGRNNLGSLALMEAAARSAVTGRVEPVQLS, encoded by the coding sequence GTGACGGTACGGATCATCCATGCGGGCCTCGGCGGATGGGGCGGCAACTGGGCTCGGACGGTCATCCCCACCGTGGAGGACGTCCAGATCGCCGGCATCGTGGATCCGGATCCCGAGACCCTGCGCGCGGTGGCTGCCGAGATCGGCGTGTCGGAAGAGCGCACGTTCGGCTCGCTTGGCGACGCGCTCACCGCGGTAGATGCTGACGCGGTGGTGATCACGTCACCGGTGGGGACGCACGTGCCGCTGGCGCTCCTCGCTCTGGATGCCGGAAAGCACGTCCTCGTCGAGAAGCCGCTCTCCGACACCGTCGCGGAGGCCCTCACCGCCGTACGCCGAGCGGAGGAGAAGGGTCTTCTGCTGCAGGTCAGCCAGAACTACCGTCACTATCCGGCGCCCCAGGTCGTCCGAGGACTTCTCGCCGAGCGCGTGATCGGAGAGCTCTCCGCGATCAACATCGACTTCCGCAAGTGGGACAACGACGCACCACTCGAAACGCATCGGCACTACACATTCCCGCATCCCCTCATCAACGACATGGCGATCCATCACTTCGATCTGCTGCGCATGATCACCGGCGAAGAAGCGCGAACGGTGTTCACGAAGGTCGGCGACCCATCCTTCAGCAAGTACGCGCAGGAAGCATCCGCGGTCATCACGATCGAGTTGTCGGGCGGACTCGTCGTCAGCTATCGCGGCAGCTGGATCAGTCGGGGCCCGGAAACCGCGTGGGCTGGTGAATGGAGCATTCAGGGTGAGAAAGGAGAACTCTTCTTCACGTCCCGATCCGGCGGTGAGAGGGAGGACGCGTCGGGTGACGTGGTGACCCTGCGAGGTCCCGGCCGCATGCGCGCGAAGCGGGTGCCCCTCCCTCCTGCGGAACTCTACGATCGCGCCGCAGGCTTGCAGGTCTTCGCCCGTGCGGTGAGCGGCGGCCCGCTGCCCGAGAGCACCGGCCGCAACAATCTCGGCAGCCTGGCGCTCATGGAGGCGGCCGCTCGATCAGCGGTCACCGGGCGCGTCGAGCCCGTGCAGCTCTCCTGA